In Flavobacterium sp. GSB-24, the genomic window AAATCGCCCCAAAGTTCTCCCGATGAACCGGTACCCATATCGCCAATGGTAGTTAGTCCGCCCATATGTACAAGGTCACGAAGTTTTAACATATTGGTCTTCATAACTCCATCATTTCTAATGGTCGGTGCCCATTTCGGAACAACGACATTGAAAAATCCAGCTTCTACAAATTTTCCGGCACCATAATCAATTTGGCTGTTTCCTTTGGTTTCTTTCTGGGTAATATTCAAATACTTCAAACCAGCGGTGTTCAACCACATTACATGTGCAGAATATTGCCAAATCATAATCGGTCGTGTTGTAGAAATTCCATCCAATTCTTTACGTGAAATGTCTCCGTGAAAAGGCTCCATGAAACCCCAAACGACAAGAGGTTCTTTAGGCTCTTTTAACTCAGCTTCATATTCTTTTACTTTGGCTATGAATGCTTTATGTCCTCTGACGGCTTTTACATTTCCCCAGGGAAAAACCCAGTCAAAAGGTGCAGCAAATTTGGTATTCAAAATCATAGCACCAAGATTGGGATGCAAGTGCGGGTCTATCAGACCCGGCATCATCGTTTTTCCTTCTAAATCGACCATGGTATGGCCTTCGCCGGCTTGTTTCATCGCCTCGTCTTTACTTCCTGTGAAAGTAATTTTTCCGTCTTTTACCACTACTGCTTCGATGTAGGCAGCGTTTTCGCCTTCCATGGTTACAATATCTCCGTTGTAATATACTGTACTGATAGATGAGGGTTTGCCAGTATTATCAGTTTTTGCTGTTTCTTGTCTGCAAGAAACCATAACAAAGGAAAAGGTAAGCAATAAAATCAAGTTTTTCATGTGCTTTCTAAATTGGGTTGTGTGTAATAATTATAACTGGAAATTTTGATATTATGTCTTTGTTTATCCAATTAATGGATTGAAAATCTGAAAGATATTTTAGTGTTTTTTTTTTTTGCTAAATATCTAAATGGGTTTCTTTAATTAAGTTTAAAAGTAAGAATTTCCACTGCGTATAAAAATGTTTCTTATCACTTTTCAAATTGATCAGGATCATTTTTAATACTATTATATTACTTCATTTTGTTTATTATTCATTGTTTTGGATATGCTAACGAAAATTGGAGAAATAGTAAAGTGGCATTTTTTCACACTTTGCTATTTTAAATCCTCTCATATATCAACTCAGAAATAAACCAAATTCTAGCGTCAAGTGAATTGGAAGCATATTGCGAAAACAATTTAAATGAGAAATAAAAACAAGTTATTGAGATTTCAATGAATCTGTTGCTCAAATGTGGAAAGAAATTCAGTATCCTAAATAAAATGATAATTAATGAAGTTTCTAAAAGTTTCGAAACTAAACTTGATAGGGCTTGATTTTGCTGGATTTCTATTTTTAATATGCTTCATGCGCCACGATTCTGCCACAAAATTTATACTTGTGAAAAATGCTAAAAAACTGCTTTAAATTTTGTAGGAAATAAGAAGGGAATCCCAAAAATTGGAATATAAAGAGAAAATGATCCCTATCACTTTTCATCGTGATAAGGATCATTTTTTTTTAGGGGTTCTTGTTCCAATTTTGTTTGATAAATCTGATAAATCATTGAATGCTTTGATTTAGTAGTTTTCTTTCTTTCTTTACTTTCTTTATTTAAAAGGACCTAAGAATATGGTTCAAAAAACAATAATCATTAATAAACATGGAATTATGGATAATCAAAAAAATGCTATTCTAAAAAAAAGTGTATCGCTTTTTATCTTATGTTTATTTTTCTCCAACATATCAAATAAATTATCAGCCCAAGCTGATCCTAGAGAAGTCAGAAAAGAAAATTTTCACGGCGTAATTAATTTAGATATTCGTGATTCAAAAGCAGATTGGGGACCTTACACACCTAAAGCGGCGCCAGCAGCTGCACCAAATATTCTTTTTATATTATTTGATGATACAGGACAGGCAGCTTGGTCTCCCTTTGGAGGAGGAATTAACATGCCAACATTGCAAAAATTAGCTGATAATGGTTTAATTTATACACAATGGCATACTACCGCTTTATGTTCTCCAACACGATCAACACTTTTAACGGGTAGGAATCATCATCTAACAGGGAATGCCTCTATTACTGAAGGTGCGGATGGATTTCCGGGTGCGCACGGCCGTATTCCTGAACAATGTGCCACTATAGCTCAAGTTTTACAAGAAAATGGCTGGAGTACTTTTTGGATTGGAAAAAATCATAATGTACCAGAACAGGACGTTGCCTCTGGCGCAAGTCGGAAACAATGGCCTACACAATTAGGTTTTGATCGATACTATGGCTTTCTTGGTGGAGAAACAAATCAGTGGTATCCTGATTTAGTAGAAGATAATCATTTTACAGAAGCTTCTTATGGTCCTGAACAAGGGTATCACTTATCTAAAGATTTAGCGGATAAATCAATTGAATATATTCGTGATCAAAAAGCTACAAATCCTTCAAAACCATGGTTTTTATGGTATTGCCCGGGTGCAAACCATGCGCCTCATCAGGCACCTCAGGAATATATTGATAAATATAAAGGTAAATTTGATGAAGGTTATGATGCTTACCGTAAATGGGTTTTACCTCGGATGATTTCAAAAGGAATCGTTCCTGCTGATACTAAACTAACCGATTTAAATCCATTGCCTCCAGATGTTTCTAATCCAGGTGATTATGTAAAACCGTGGAATACTTTGAATCCAGATGAGAAAAAGCTGTTCTCGAGATTACTTGAAGTATATGCTGCATTTTCTGAATATACAGATGCTCAGGTAGGGCGTGTAATAGACTACTTAGAAAAAAGCGGTCAGTTAGAGAATACGGTTGTAATTTATGCTGCTGATAACGGTGCTTCAGGAGAAGGTTCACCATCAGGTTCTGTCAATGAAAATAAATTTTTTAACGGGTATCCCGACGAGTTATCCGAAAATATGAAATACATCGATAAGCTTGGAAGTCCTGATACATATGAGCACTATCCTACAGGATGGGCTGCGGCATTTTCAACACCCTACAAAATGTTTAAAAGATACAGCGAATATGCTGGTGGAACTTGCGATCCTTTAGTAATTTCATGGACAAAAGGAATAAAAGCCAAAGGCGAAGTACGTAATCAATACCACCATTCAACAGATATTGTTCCTACAATTTTAGACATTTGTGGACTTGAAATGCCAAAAGTACATAATGGTATTGGACAATATCCTATTTCTGGAGTATCAATGCGTTATAGTTTTGATGGTAAACCAAATGATCTCACTCAAAAACACATTCAATATTATTCGATGTTAGGCTCAAGAGCAATCTGGAAAGATGGCTGGAAAGCTGTGGCACTTCATGCACCCTTGTCGGGAAAAGGAAATTTTGATAAGGATGAATGGGAATTATACAATGTGAATATAGACCGTTCAGAGTCTGATAATTTAGCTAAAAAAAATCCAGATAAATTAAAAGAACTAATTGCTACATGGATCGATGAAGCCGATAAAAATCTGGTACTTCCTTTAGATGACAGGACAGCTGTAGAAGTCTTAGCAACAGTAAGGCCATCTGAGGAAAAAACGAGAGAAAGATATATTTATTACGCGGGGACAGCCCCGGTACCAGAAGGTGTAGCTGTAAATATTCGTGGAAGATCATACAAAATAATTGCTGATGTAGAGATCAAAGAAGCTTCTGTATCAGGGGTTATATTTGCACACGGTTCGCGTTTTGGCGGTCATACTTTTTTTATTAAAGATGGAAAATTAAATTATATCTATAATTTTTTAGGAATTGCTCCAGAGCAAAAATTCACCTCATTG contains:
- a CDS encoding arylsulfatase — translated: MDNQKNAILKKSVSLFILCLFFSNISNKLSAQADPREVRKENFHGVINLDIRDSKADWGPYTPKAAPAAAPNILFILFDDTGQAAWSPFGGGINMPTLQKLADNGLIYTQWHTTALCSPTRSTLLTGRNHHLTGNASITEGADGFPGAHGRIPEQCATIAQVLQENGWSTFWIGKNHNVPEQDVASGASRKQWPTQLGFDRYYGFLGGETNQWYPDLVEDNHFTEASYGPEQGYHLSKDLADKSIEYIRDQKATNPSKPWFLWYCPGANHAPHQAPQEYIDKYKGKFDEGYDAYRKWVLPRMISKGIVPADTKLTDLNPLPPDVSNPGDYVKPWNTLNPDEKKLFSRLLEVYAAFSEYTDAQVGRVIDYLEKSGQLENTVVIYAADNGASGEGSPSGSVNENKFFNGYPDELSENMKYIDKLGSPDTYEHYPTGWAAAFSTPYKMFKRYSEYAGGTCDPLVISWTKGIKAKGEVRNQYHHSTDIVPTILDICGLEMPKVHNGIGQYPISGVSMRYSFDGKPNDLTQKHIQYYSMLGSRAIWKDGWKAVALHAPLSGKGNFDKDEWELYNVNIDRSESDNLAKKNPDKLKELIATWIDEADKNLVLPLDDRTAVEVLATVRPSEEKTRERYIYYAGTAPVPEGVAVNIRGRSYKIIADVEIKEASVSGVIFAHGSRFGGHTFFIKDGKLNYIYNFLGIAPEQKFTSLEILKPGKYTLGMEFIREKTGDHGEQIGKMKMYVNEKNVAEGPMRTQAGKFTLSGDGLCIGYDSGDAVSNEYKTPGTFKGGTILGVGISVEKIEYIDFQKEAQRALNKD